From Acidimicrobiia bacterium:
GGCGACGCTCGACGACGAGCGCGCGACGACGAGCGTCACCGCTCCGCCCGACGGTGATGGCCGCGCGAGGACGCGCAGGTCGCCGACGCGCGGTGAGTGGAACGAGCGGATGCGGTCGCTCGTCGCGTCGCGCGCCGTCGCCAGCGCGGGCAGCCCGCGGGCCGAGCTGCTGGCTCCGAGCACGCGCCCGTCACGCGTCACGAACTGCACGTAGAGGTCGGTCGGACCCTGTTGCGGCAGCGCCTCGCCGCTGCGGATCGCCCGGGTGACGAAGTCGGCGTTCGCGACGAGCGACGAGTCGATCTGCGCGGTCATCCGTTGCTGGAGCACCTGCACGAGCAGGAACGCGGCGGCGCAGAGCGCAGCGACGACGACGAGCAACGCGCCGGCCGTGATGCGCGCCCGCAACGAACGGGGGCGGCGCCGGGTCACGGTTCGTCCGGTCGGAGCCGGTACCCCGCGCCGCGGACCGTCTCGATGCTGTGCCGCGCGAACGGCTCGTCGAGCTTCCGGCGGAGGTGCGCGACGTACACCTCGACGATGTTCGGGTCGCCGCGGAACGCCGACCCCCACACCGCGTCGAGCAGCTCGGCCTTCCCGACGGTCTCACCGGCCCGCTCGATCAGGTGCGCGAGCACCTCGGTCTCACGCGCGGTCAGATCGACGACGACATCGCCACGCGTGCAACGGCGCCGCAGCGTGTCCAGACGCAGGTCGCCGGCCACCAGCGCACCGGGACCGTGGCGCGGCCGCCGCAGGAGCGCGCGGACACGGGCCTGGAGCACGATCACCGAGAACGGCTTGACCAGGAAGTCGTCCGCCCCGAGCTCGAGCCCCTCGGCCTCGTCGTACTCGCCCGACTTCGCGGTGAGCATGAGGATCGGCGTCCAGTTCCCGTCCGATCTGATCGCCTCGCACACCCGGTAGCCGTTCATCGACGGCAGCAGGAAGTCGAGCACGATGAAGTCGAACGGGTCGGCCCGGGTGCGCGCGAGCGCGACCGCGCCGTCGTCGACGATCTCGACGTCGAGCCCGTCGGCCGACAGGCACCGCTGCACGCCGGTCGCGGCGGTCGGCTCGTCCTCGACCACCAGCACGCGCACGCGCACGGGATCGCACGGCGACGAACGGCCGTCATCCGTCCCGGGCCGGCCGCGTGGCCGCGATGAGTTCGCGCGCGTGCGATCGTCGGAACCGGACACGTTCGAAGCGGCGACGAACAGGAGCACCCATGCCCGCGATCATCCCGAACCTGTGGTTCGACACCGAGGCCGTCGAGGCGGCCGAGTTCTACGTCTCGATCTTCCCGAACTCGCGGATCACGAACGTCACGCACTACACGGAGGCCGGACCGCGACCGGCGGGCTCGGTCCTCACCGTCGACTACGTGCTCGACGGGCAGCGCTACACCGCGCTCAACGGCGGGCCCGAGTTCACCTTCGACGAGGCGATCAGCCTCGTCGTCGAGTGCGAGGACCAGGACGAGGTCGACTACTACTGGTCGAAGCTGTCGGACGGCGGCGAAGAGGGGCCGTGCGGCTGGCTGAAGGACCGCTACGGGCTGTCCTGGCAGATCGTTCCCACCGTCATGAACGAGGTCCTGAACGATCCCGACCGCGCGAAGGTCGCCCGCGTCGTGCGCGCGATGTTCACGATGAAGAAGCTCGACGTCGCCGCGCTGCAGGCCGCCGCCGACGGCGACTGACGCCCCGGGCACGACCGACGACGCCACCGCTGGCGATCGGGGTGCACGACTGGAACGATGGGACTCCGCGCAGGCCAGCGATCCGCGGAGGACGGGGTGGCGAGTCCGCAGCGCCGGGTGAAGGACGCCGCCAAGACGGCGTGGCGCACGGGCTCGCGCGCTGCGCTCGGCGTCGTGTCGAGCGAACGCGTGCTCAACGGCGCGAGCCAGCTGCTGCAACAGCTTCGTTACGACGTCGACGGTCGTCGGCGCCAGCTCGCGGCGCGGCGTGATCCCGTCGTCCGGCCCGAGATCGTCGACTGGACGGGCTCCGAGCCGCTGCGGCGCTCCGTGCTCGAACGGGACGCACCCTGGTTGCGTCTGGACCTCGCGCCGCAGCGCGTCGAGAGCCCGTCGATGATCGGCGACGAGGAGAAGCGCTACTACGTGTACCTCGGTCGCTTCTACGCGGGTGACGGTGCGGTGGTCGAGCTCGGACCGTGGCTGGGCGCGTCGACCGCTCGGATCGTCGAGGGTCTCGGCACGAACCCGAAGTTCGACGGCCGGCGCGTCGCGGTGTTCGACGACTTCGTGTGGCGCAGCTCGTGGATGGACGCGCATCTCCCGCCGGACATCGACGCGCCGGCCGACGGTGCGAGCTTCCGTCCGCTGTTCGAGCGGTTCGCCACGCCATACCTCGACCGTCTCGACGTGCAGACGCGTCGCATCGGCACGCCCGACGCCGGGAGTGCGGCCGGGGACAGCGCGCCGCCGCTCACGTGGGAGGGCGGGCCGATCGAGATGGCGTTCGTCGACTGCGGCCGGACGTTCGACGTGAACGAGGCCTGGTACCGCGTCCTCTCGCCGCACTTCCTCGCGGACCGCACCCTCGTCGTCATGCAGGACTGGCACACCCATCGCCAGGTACCCGCGCGCTGGTACAACCAGATCAAGGAGTTCACCGACAGCCTCGGCCCCACGTTCGACCTCGTGCACGAGGTCACGGTCGGCGGCGTCGCGACGTTCCTCTACCGGGGCTGAGGGTGCGGCGCGGTCCCGCGGGACCGCCCCTGCCGTGCGCCGATATTCACGCGCCGTCTGGGCCCTGGCGTGCTTACGCTTCGGCGATGAACGCGCGCCGGGACACGATGATCGCGGCCCAGTACTTCGTCGCGGTGTCCGGGCTCGCCGCGATGCGGCGCTGTCTCACCGAGCCGAGCGCGGTGCGGCCGCGCCTCGACGACGTCTGTCGCGTCGTCGAACATCTCGACGAGTTCCCGAACAATCTCGAGATCCCGGTGATCGAGCACGACGTCGCGTCGGGCTACGCGGCGTGGGCGCCCCGTTACGACGGTCCGAATCCCGCGCTCGAGGCGGAGACGCCGATCGTCCACGCGCTGCTCGACGGCGCGCCACGAGGCCGTGCGCTCGACGCCGCGTGCGGGACCGGCCGCCACGCCGCCCATCTCGCAAGCCTTGGCTACGACGTCGTGGGCGTCGACGCAACCGACGCGATGCTCGACGTCGCACGCGCGAAGCTGCCGACCTCGCAGTTGCTGCCGGGTCGTCTCGACGCGCTACCCGTCGACGACGCGTCCGTGGACGTCCTGACGTGCTCGCTCGCGCTCACCCACGTCGCGGCGCTCGGGCCGGTGCTCCGAGAGTTCGCGCGCGTCGTGCGCCCAGGTGGATGGGTCGTGACCTCCGACATGCATCCGATCGTCGTCGCGCTCGGTGGCACCGCGGTGTTTCCCGGTGAGCCCGGGACGTTCGACATCCGGCACGTGCCGAACCTGCTGCACGGTGTGAGCGAGTACGTCACGGAGGAGCGCGACGCCGGGCTCGTCGTTGATGCATGCCGTGAGGCCGCGGTGCCGGAGAGCGCCATCACCACGAACCCTGCGTACGCGGCAGTCCCGGATGGCGTACGCGAAGCATTCGCGGGGCTCCCGTTCATCCTCGCGTGGCGCTTCATCAGGTCCTGACCTCGACGCGGCACGCGACACTGGACGCATGAACGACTCCCTCGCCATCGGCGGCGACCTGAACGTCTCCCGGGTGGGTTTCGGCGCGATGCGCCTCACCGGGCCCGGCATCTGGGGCGAGCCCCGCGACCGCGACGACTGCATCCGCGTGCTGCGGCGGGCCGTCGACCTCGGTGTCGAGCTCATCGACACGGCCGACTCGTACGGGCCGTTCGTGAGCGAGCGGCTCGTCGCCGAGGCGCTCCACCCCTATCCCGAGAACGTCGTGATCGCGACGAAGGCCGGCCTTGTGCGCGACGGGCCCGGCCAGTGGCGGCCGGACGGTCGTCCGCAGCACCTGAAGGCCGCCGTCGACGGGAGCCTGTCCCGTCTGAGGCTCGAGCAGATCCCGCTCTTGCAATGGCACCGCCCCGATCCCGCGGTGCCGTTCGAGGACTCGCTCGGCCAGCTCGTCGAGCTGAAGGAGGAGGGCAAGATCCGTCACCTCGGGCTCTCGAACGTCGACGACGACCAGCTGACGCGCGCGCTGCGGATGACGCCGATCGTCAGCGTGCAGAACCGCTACAACGTCGACGACCGTTCGTCGGACGGGATCGTGGACCGGTGCGAGAGCGAGCAGCTCGCGTTCATCCCGTGGGCGCCGCTCGCGCCGGGCGGGTTCGACCGCGCGCGCGTCCCGCTCACGACGGCGGCCGAGCGCCACGGCGCGACGACGAACCAGATCGCGCTCGCGTGGCTGCTCGCGCGATCACCCGTCATGCTGCCGATCCCCGGCACGTCGTCCGTCGCGCACCTCGAGGAGAACGTCGCGGCCCGCGACATCACGCTGTCCGACGAGGAGCGCGAGACGCTCGACCACCTCTTCGACTGACCGGGACGACGGTCAGGCGCTCGGGTTGCGCGCGTCCGGGAGCGCGAGGAACACGATCGTCGACGGTGCGATCGTCGTCGTGCCGGGGTCGGTGCGCGCGCCGGTCAGCACGGGGACCTCGTCGCGGTCGAGCCGGAGCTCGGCGCCGTTGAGGCGGATCGATGCGCTCTCGAGCTCGTCGGCCGACAGCTCGAAGCGCTCCCCCGCGATCGGCACGTCGAGGTCGACCGCGTCGTCGCGGCTCGTGTTGATCGCGAGCAACGCCACGCCGCCGGGCCGGCCGCGCAGGGAGTGCGCGTACAGGTGCAGGCCCGGGCCGACGGGCACCCCGCCGTCGAGCACGGTCGTGCCCATCAACCGGCTCCACACCAGCGCGGCCCAGTAGTTCGGCCGCGGCTCGTTCGTGCGCTCGTCGAGAAGCCCGTAGTCACTCGCGGCCAGCGTGTTGTGCATGACGACGTCGACGTCGTCCTTCGCGAGCCGTCCGAGCTGGTCGAGGTAGCGGAACGAGTCGATGAACGTCGCCGCCCACCGGTCGCCGCCGCACGCGGCCTGCGCCGTCTCGGTGACCCACAGTCGCTTTCCCGGGACGAGCTCGTCGCGGATGCGCCGGTAGTATGCGAGCGTCTCGCTCGTGCGCGACAGCCACTCCTCGCCGAGCGCGTCGGCAGGTGACGTCGTCGGCATGCCGATCCCCGCGCACCGGGCGGACGCGGCGCCGTAGTGGTGGTACGAGAACGCGTCGACGTCCGCGCCGGCGCCGGCGAGCAGGCGGCGGGTCGGGATCAAGCCGGCCGCGCCCGCGTCGAGCGCGCGCTCCGGCAGGAGGTTGTCCGCGACCGAGCCGGGACCGAGCACGAGCATCCCCGGTGCCCGCCGGCGCACGAAGTCCCGGAACACGGCGAAGTCGCGGTCGTACGCCTCGCCGTCGTACCCGGCCGGTGCGCCGCTCATCGCCGCGATGGTCGGCTCGTTCATGAGCTCGGCCGCGGCGATGTCACCGCCGTGCTCCCGCGTGACGTCGAGGACCCGTTCCGCCTGGTCCGCCGTCCACACGCCGCGCGCGTCACGCGTGCCCGCACTGATCGCGAACGACGTGACCAGCGGCGCGCCGACGGCGCGCGAGAAGTCGACGACGCCGGCCCACTGCTCACGCGTGAGCACGACGGTGAACCCGGCCGGTGGCGCGTCCGGGACGCGGTCGCCCGCGTCGGGGAGGTAGACCGAGTTCGCCCAGGTTCCCGACACGCGGACGTACGCAGGTGCGAGCGCGGCGGCCAGCATCCGCAGACGCCGATCGCCGAGATCCTTGGGCGGCCGGTGCTCGTACGCGGCCGGATCCATCCCGGCCGGCGTGTCGACCGCGCGCTCCGCCGGTGTCGCGGCCCGCGACGCGTACGGCTTCCAGAACGATCCGCCCGTCACCTCGAGCATCTCGACGTTGTAGGACTGGTACCGCTCGTCGACCGTCGACACGCGCGGCATGCGTCCAGGATCGAGGCGCACCACCTTCGACATGGTCGACATCGTCCCTCACGGTCGGGCCCGCCGGCTCACGGGTAGACCGTGACGATGGATCCGTCCACGCTGCCGCGACCCGTCACGTTCGTCCTCGGCGGCGGCGGGAGCCTCGGCGCGATCCAGGTCGGCATGATCCGTGCGCTCGCGGCGCACGGCGTGACGGCCGACCGCGTGATCGGCACGTCGGTCGGGTCGGTGAACGGCGCGGCCCTCGCGCTCGAACCCGAACGCGCACCGGACCGTCTCGCGTCGGTCTGGTCGGCGATGACGCGCGAGCGCGTCTTCCCGGGCGGTTGGCTCGGCGAGGCGATCACGCTCGAACGCACACGCGACCACCTGTTCCCGAACAGCGGGCTCGCTGAGGTGATCGCCGAGCACCTCGGCGCGACGACGACGTTCGGCGACCTCGCGCTCCCGTTCGCCGCGACCGCGATGGACGTCGCCACGACCGAGCCGGTCGTGCTCGACGACGGCCTGCTGCTCCCGGCGTTGCTCGCGAGCGCGGCGATCCCCGCGATCTACCCGCCGATCTTCCGTGACGGACGGCGCCTCTACGACGGCGGCATCGTCGCCAACGTGCCGCTCCGGGAGGCGATCGCACGCGGCGCGCGCACGCTCGTGGTGCTCGACTGCAGCTTCCCGGGCCACGTCCCGCCGCCGCCCGCGACGTTCGCGGAGACGATCCTCTTCACCGTGCTGTGCGTCATGCGGCGGCAGGCAGTCCTCGAAGCGCCGCTCGCCGCCGTGCACGTCCCGGTCGTCTACCTCCCGGGTCCGGCCGCGCAGTCCGTGTCGCCGCTCGACTTCGGCAAGACGGACATGCTCGTCGCCGGTGCGTACGACGCGGCGTCGGCGTTCCTCGACGCGACGCACGTCGACGGTCCGGGCCTGTACGGCTCACCGTGACGTCGCGCCCCGTGGCGCGCCGCCCGCGGTCTCATTGAGCGATTTCCGTTGCTCCGCGGTACTCACGTTTCAATGAAACGTCGTCGTCCCGGGGGGTGCGGCGCGACGGCGCGTCGTCTCGGAGACGCGGCCCAGCAGCTTCGTCATCACCACGTAGAGCGCGTTGCCGTACGGCCACTGGGTCACGACCTTCCCGGTCGGCGACTTGAAGTAGTTGCTCGTCACCGCCCACGACGTGCCCTCCATCCGCGACTGGAGCCAGCGGTACCACGCGGCCTCGAAGCGCGGTCGCACGTCCACCGCGGTCACGCGCTCACGCACCATCCGCTTCACGACGCGCACGGCGTACGACGCCTGCGCCTCCAGCATCGACACGATCTCGCCGCCGTTGGTGCCCGGTCCGTAGAGCATGAAGAAGTTCGGGAACCCGGGAACCGTGATGCCGAGGTACGCGCGAGGCTCGCCGGCCCAGTGCTCCTGCAACGTCCGCCCGTCGCGCCCGACGACGGGGAGGCGCGCCAGGTAGTTCGCGGGCTGGAAGCCCGTCGCCATCACGAGGACGTCGACGGCGCGCTCGACGCCGTCGGCGTCGACGATCCCCGTCCGCGTCACCGACGACACCGCGCGCGGGACGAGCTCGACGTTCTCCTTCTTCAACGCGGGATAGAAGGTGCTCGCAAGGACGGGCCGCTTCCCCGGGTACGGGTACTTCGGCGTCACGGCGTCCCGCAGGTCGGGCCGGTCCTCGAACTGCCGCGCGATGTACCGCCGGCACACCTCCTCTCGAGCGCGGTTGCGCTTCGTGCCGACCCGGTAGATCTCGCCGCGCCAGAGGTTCCGTTCGAGCAGCCACTTGAGCCGGTACCGCTCGCGGACGCGCCGCCACCACGTGGCCAGCTCCGCGCGCTGCTCGTCGGTGAAGTCGCGCTCACCCTTCGGGAGCACCCATCCCGGCTCGCGCTGGAAGACGTAGAGCTTCTGCACGATGGGTTGGATCGCGGGCACGATCTGTGTTGCCGACGATCCCGTGCCGACGACCGCGACGACCTTTCCCGAGAGGTCGTGCTGGTGCTCCCAGCGCGCGGTGTGGAACCTCGGTCCCGCGAAGTCGTGCAGCCCGGGCCAGTCCGGGTACCGCGGCACGTTGAGGAAGCCGACACCGCTGACGAGCACGTGACACTTGTCGACCGTGCCGTCGTCGAGACGCACCGTCCACACGTGGCGGTCGTCGTCCCACGCGGCCGACTCGACCGTCACACCGAGCCGGAGGTGTGGCCGCAGACCGAACTCGTCGACCGTCTCCTCCAGGTACTTCTGGAGCTCGGGCTGCTTCGCGTGTGTGCGCGTCCAGTCGTGCGGCTTGAACGAGAAGCAGTAGAGATGCGACCCGACGTCGACCTCGGCGCCGGGATACGTGTTGTCCCACCACGTGCCGCCGATCCCGAGCGACGACTCGTAGATCGTGAACGTCTCGATGCCGGCACGTTTGAGCTTGACGCCCGTCGCGACGCCGGCGAAGCCCGCGCCGACCACCACGACGCGCGGCGTGGGCTGCGGGCCGAACAGCTCTTCGGCCGTCGGTCTCACGGCGCCTCGTAGATCATGAACTCGAGCAGGTTGCCGTCCGGATCGCGTACGTACACGCTCGTTGCGTCCGCACGACGGCCACCACGACGCGCGACGGGACCTTCCTCGATCGCGGCACCGACACGGTTGAGCGTCGAGCGCAACGCGTCCGCCGACCCGTCCCACACGAAGCACAGGTCGCCACACGGCGGCGTCGCGGCGGGCGCCCGCAGCGTGAACTCCGCACGCGGCCACACCTCGGGCCGGTGGAAGTTGATCATCTGCTCGCCGACGTACACCGAGACGACGCTGCGCTGCTCGTCGACGTCGCATCCGAGCGCGCGGTAGAACGCGACCGTCGCGTCCGCGTCGCGCATCGGGAGCGACACGTGGTCGAACCCGCGGATCACGTCGGGAAGTACAGCCGCGCGCAGTTCGTCGCGGTGATCTTGCGGCGATCGGCCTCGGGCAACGCGCCCAGCGACTCCTCGATCGCCTGGCGCGAGCTCGGGAACGTGCTGTCGGTGTGCGGGTAGTCGGACGCCCACATGCACGAGTCGGCGCCGAGCAACGGCACGAGCTGCGCGGCGAGCGGCTCCTCCTCGAACGTCGCGACCACCTGCCGGCGGAACAGCTCGCTCGGCGCGAGCTGCGGCGCGTAGTCGAGCTTGTCGCTCAGCGCGTGCCACTCGCCGTCGAGGCGGGCGAGGAACCACGGCAGCCACCCGACGCCCGACTCCGCGAGCACGAGCCTCAGCCCGGGGTGACGTTCGAGCGCACCGCCGAAGACCATGATCGCCAGC
This genomic window contains:
- a CDS encoding NAD(P)/FAD-dependent oxidoreductase, which codes for MRPTAEELFGPQPTPRVVVVGAGFAGVATGVKLKRAGIETFTIYESSLGIGGTWWDNTYPGAEVDVGSHLYCFSFKPHDWTRTHAKQPELQKYLEETVDEFGLRPHLRLGVTVESAAWDDDRHVWTVRLDDGTVDKCHVLVSGVGFLNVPRYPDWPGLHDFAGPRFHTARWEHQHDLSGKVVAVVGTGSSATQIVPAIQPIVQKLYVFQREPGWVLPKGERDFTDEQRAELATWWRRVRERYRLKWLLERNLWRGEIYRVGTKRNRAREEVCRRYIARQFEDRPDLRDAVTPKYPYPGKRPVLASTFYPALKKENVELVPRAVSSVTRTGIVDADGVERAVDVLVMATGFQPANYLARLPVVGRDGRTLQEHWAGEPRAYLGITVPGFPNFFMLYGPGTNGGEIVSMLEAQASYAVRVVKRMVRERVTAVDVRPRFEAAWYRWLQSRMEGTSWAVTSNYFKSPTGKVVTQWPYGNALYVVMTKLLGRVSETTRRRAAPPGTTTFH
- a CDS encoding VOC family protein, whose protein sequence is MPAIIPNLWFDTEAVEAAEFYVSIFPNSRITNVTHYTEAGPRPAGSVLTVDYVLDGQRYTALNGGPEFTFDEAISLVVECEDQDEVDYYWSKLSDGGEEGPCGWLKDRYGLSWQIVPTVMNEVLNDPDRAKVARVVRAMFTMKKLDVAALQAAADGD
- a CDS encoding aldo/keto reductase, whose amino-acid sequence is MNDSLAIGGDLNVSRVGFGAMRLTGPGIWGEPRDRDDCIRVLRRAVDLGVELIDTADSYGPFVSERLVAEALHPYPENVVIATKAGLVRDGPGQWRPDGRPQHLKAAVDGSLSRLRLEQIPLLQWHRPDPAVPFEDSLGQLVELKEEGKIRHLGLSNVDDDQLTRALRMTPIVSVQNRYNVDDRSSDGIVDRCESEQLAFIPWAPLAPGGFDRARVPLTTAAERHGATTNQIALAWLLARSPVMLPIPGTSSVAHLEENVAARDITLSDEERETLDHLFD
- a CDS encoding methyltransferase domain-containing protein — its product is MNARRDTMIAAQYFVAVSGLAAMRRCLTEPSAVRPRLDDVCRVVEHLDEFPNNLEIPVIEHDVASGYAAWAPRYDGPNPALEAETPIVHALLDGAPRGRALDAACGTGRHAAHLASLGYDVVGVDATDAMLDVARAKLPTSQLLPGRLDALPVDDASVDVLTCSLALTHVAALGPVLREFARVVRPGGWVVTSDMHPIVVALGGTAVFPGEPGTFDIRHVPNLLHGVSEYVTEERDAGLVVDACREAAVPESAITTNPAYAAVPDGVREAFAGLPFILAWRFIRS
- a CDS encoding response regulator transcription factor: MRVLVVEDEPTAATGVQRCLSADGLDVEIVDDGAVALARTRADPFDFIVLDFLLPSMNGYRVCEAIRSDGNWTPILMLTAKSGEYDEAEGLELGADDFLVKPFSVIVLQARVRALLRRPRHGPGALVAGDLRLDTLRRRCTRGDVVVDLTARETEVLAHLIERAGETVGKAELLDAVWGSAFRGDPNIVEVYVAHLRRKLDEPFARHSIETVRGAGYRLRPDEP
- a CDS encoding patatin-like phospholipase family protein, producing MDPSTLPRPVTFVLGGGGSLGAIQVGMIRALAAHGVTADRVIGTSVGSVNGAALALEPERAPDRLASVWSAMTRERVFPGGWLGEAITLERTRDHLFPNSGLAEVIAEHLGATTTFGDLALPFAATAMDVATTEPVVLDDGLLLPALLASAAIPAIYPPIFRDGRRLYDGGIVANVPLREAIARGARTLVVLDCSFPGHVPPPPATFAETILFTVLCVMRRQAVLEAPLAAVHVPVVYLPGPAAQSVSPLDFGKTDMLVAGAYDAASAFLDATHVDGPGLYGSP
- a CDS encoding HAMP domain-containing protein, giving the protein MTRRRPRSLRARITAGALLVVVAALCAAAFLLVQVLQQRMTAQIDSSLVANADFVTRAIRSGEALPQQGPTDLYVQFVTRDGRVLGASSSARGLPALATARDATSDRIRSFHSPRVGDLRVLARPSPSGGAVTLVVARSSSSVARVRSSIARVLALMLAVGGVLLGVLIWVVVGRARRPVDEMRRTVDAIGEHDLGRRVGKPGTDDELDRLAEARSSTRGATAVPSR
- a CDS encoding VOC family protein, with protein sequence MIRGFDHVSLPMRDADATVAFYRALGCDVDEQRSVVSVYVGEQMINFHRPEVWPRAEFTLRAPAATPPCGDLCFVWDGSADALRSTLNRVGAAIEEGPVARRGGRRADATSVYVRDPDGNLLEFMIYEAP